The nucleotide window CCAGAATTTGGAGATCTTGTAGAATATAATATGTCCATCCGTAATCTTGATAGTTCCTTGATTTATTCAGAAAAAGAAATGGGATCACGACGGTATGTAATGGACAAAGAGGAATTATTTACAGGTTTGCGTGAAGGCTTAAAGCTTATGAAACCAGAGGAAACCGTAATATTCTATTTTCCATCCCAAAAAGCTTATGGCTATTATGGAGATGAGAGAAGAATTGGTACTAACCAGCCCATAATTTGTGAAGTAACTTTAAACTCAATATTTAAAAATGAAACTGATTAATAAGCGTTTTTTACAAGCCACGATGGGCTTGGGGATGTTGTTTATTTTCTTGGGACTATATTCCTGCAACGACAAATATCCTGATTTAGGAGATGGTCTTTATGCGGAAATTGTAACCAGTAAAGGTACAATGGTTGCCAAATTGTATTTCGACAAAACCCCTGTGACTGTGGCAAACTTTGTAGCATTAGCTGAAGGTGTTCACCCAATGGTGAAGGATGAATATAAAAACAAAAAATACTACGACAGCACAATTTTTCACCGTGTTATAGATAAATTCATGATTCAAGGTGGAGATCCTACCGCTACCGGCTCTGGAGATCCTGGTTACCGTTTTGATGATGAGTTTCACCCTGATTTAAGACATAGTAAACCTGGTATTTTATCTATGGCCAACTCGGGTCCTGGATCTAATGGCAGCCAATTTTTTATAACTGAAGTACCAACCCCACATTTAGACTTTAGACATGCTGTTTTTGGGGAGTTGGTAGAAGGATTAGATGTTTTAGATAGTATTTCTAATGTTAAAACTGCAGAACGAGACAAACCCGTAGAGGATGTAGTTATAGAACATGTAAATATTATCAGAAAAGGTTCTGATGCCCAAAAATTTGATGCTCCAAAAGTATTCCAAGAAGAGCATCAAATGATTGCAAACCGGCAGAAAGCTTTACAAGAAGAATTTGCGGCAAATCAAGAAAAGGAACGTGCAGCTAAAGAAGAGAAAAATAAGGAGGCTGGTCAATCTGTAAGACCTATGTTAGATGATTATTATGCTAAGACTGACTCTACTGCTTCTGGTTTAAGATACTTTATCATTAAAGAAGGTGAAGGTCCTAAACCTAATGCAGGAGCATCAGTAAAACTTAATTATGAAGGTTACTATCCAGATGGACGCCTTTTTGATAGTAATGTTAAGGAAGTTGAAACAAGACATGGCATGTACAATGAAATGAAGGATGAACGTGAAATGTATAGCCCTATGCAAATGTCCTTAACTCCAGACGCTGCAATGATCGCTGGTTTTAAGGAAGCTGTAAATTTGATGAAGGTGGGAGACAAGGGTTATTTCTTTCTTCCTGCACATATAGCTTTCGGTCAAAAGGGAAATGGTGCTATACCGCCTGATCAACCATTAGTTTTTATTATTGAAATGACGGAAATAGTAGAATAAAAAAAGCGGCTTAGGCCGCTTTTTTAATATTACACTACAGGTGTTTCCCTTAATATATTTTGAAGGAATACCCAGAATTTCTTTACTGATTCTATATTGGCTCGCTCATCTGGAGAATGTGCTCCTAAAATCGTTGGTCCGAAACTAATCATATCTAAATTTGGATATAAGTCGGAAATGATTCCACATTCTAAACCTGCATGACATGCAGCTACTCTAGGTTTTTCATGGAACATCTGTTCATAAAGTCCTTCAGCTGTCTTCAATATTTTGGAATGTATATTGGGTGTCCATCCAGGGTAATCACCGGAAAGGTTTACCTCACAGCCAATCAATTCAAATGTGGCCCTTAAAGAATTTGCCAAATCAATCTTAGATGATTCAATCGAAGATCTAGTTAGGCAACTTATATTAATTTCGCCATCAGCCACTTCCACCTTGGCAATATTATTCGAAGTTTCAACCAATCCATCGATATCCGGACTCATTCTATAAACTCCATTCGGAGCAGCATACAAAGCTCTTAACAATCCTTCCTGTACACCTAAATCCATAACATTTTCAACTTCACCAATCTCTTTTATTGAAACTTGTAATTTTGGTTCCATAGAGGAATATTCACTTTTGATATGCTGAATTAGCTGGGCCATTTCTAAACAAAATGCATCCTCATGTATACTATCTATAGCAACAATAGCTGATGCTTCCCTTGGAATGGCATTCCTCAATCCTCCTCCGTGAATTTCATGTATTCTCAAGCCAAAATTTTCAAATCCATCAAACAACAAACGGGTTAAAAGTTTATTAGCATTAGCCAAACCTTTATGAATATCCATTCCAGAATGACCGCCATTCAAGCCTTTAACTGTAATGGAATAATAGGTGTTGTTCTCATTAACAGGTTCTGCTTTGTAACTTCTAGTTGCGGTAACATCAATTCCCCCAGCGCAACCGACACCCAACTCGTCATCTTCTTCTGTATCTAAATTTATAAGTATGGTGCCCTTTAAAACAGACGGGTCCAATCCTTTTGCCCCAGTCATTCCTGTTTCCTCATCAATTGTAAAAAGACATTCAATAGTTGGATGTTCTACATCTGAAGCTTCTAACAGTGCCATCATAGCCGCAACACCTAAACCATTATCAGCACCAAGGGTAGTTCCTCTTGCCCTTACCCAACCATCTTCGATGTACATTTCAATTCCTTGAGTTTCAAAATCAAATACAGTATCATTGTTTTTTTGATGAACCATATCTAAATGAGACTGAAGAATTACCGTTTGTCGGTTATCCATACCCGCAGTAGCCGGTTTTTTAATGATCACGTTTCCAGCTCTGTCAACAATAGTCTCTAAACCGAGATTATTACCGAAAGAAACTATAAATTCCCTAACACGGGTTTCCTTTTTTGAGGCACGAGGTACGGCATTTAGATTAGAAAAGTTTTCCCAAATTGCTGTTGGTTCAAGTTCCCTTACTGCGATATTCATTATGGTTAATTTTTAATGGGCACAAAGGTAATTATTAAGAAACTCATTCAAGAACTATTTTTTATTTTTGATTATGCGCCCTAAACTTAAACTTATTATTGCGTTATCAATACTACCACAAATTTTCTTTGTTAAATTGTTGGGGGCATTTCCTCAATTTATTGAGAAATATTACAGCACAGGAATTTATGTGTTTATTTCAAAATTATTTAGATATCTACTTGGCTGGATTCCATTTTCAATTGGTGATATACTTTACACCCTAACAATAATTTATGCAATCCTATGGCTTATAAAAAAAAGGTGGATGATTATTAGACGTCCTCACCATTGGTTAATTGAAATATTGGTGCCAATTTCAATATTTTATGCGGCCTTTCATTTGCTATGGGCCTTTAATTATTACCGCCCCGCTCTTCACAAGACACTAAATTTAAAAGATGATTATACAAATGAAGAGCTTATTAGTCTTACTCAAAGGTTAATAGATAAATGCAATCAACTTCAACTCCAAATTGCAAGGAATGATACCTTAAGGGTAGACATGATCCATTCTGAAAGTGAGATTCTTGGAATGGTTGATTTGGGATATGATGCTTTGTCAAAAGAATATCCTCATCTTAAATACCATCCTCGAAGTATAAAAAAATCCATTTATAGTATACCACTAACTTACATGGGTTTTTCGGGATATTTAAATCCCTTTACAAACGAAGGACAAATAGATGGTATAATCCCAACTTATAAATATCCCACAACCGCAAGTCATGAAATTGCACATCAATTAGGTTATGCGGCCGAAAATGAAGCTAACTTTATTGGAAGTTTGGCAGCAATACATCATCCAGACATTTACTTTAAATATTCTGGTTATACCTTCGCCCTAAGCCATTGTTTGAATGAAATCTATGTTAGGGACTTTTTAATGTATGAGGCACTGAAAGAATCCATAAATAGAGGAATTCTCAAAAATTACCAGGAGATGTATGAATTCTGGATGTCTTACCAAAACCCGATTGAACCACTTTTTAAATCTTCTTATAATCGCTATCTGAAAGCGAATAATCAATCATTAGGCATGGATAGTTATAATTATGTTGTGGCCCTTTTGGTTAATTATTATGCAAATGAAGAATTTGAATAGTTAAAAAAATGTGAAAATGAAGCTATACGCTCATTAAATTATATTTTTAAAAGCTAATTCAAATTATCCCTTATTATTTATGATTAAACGTATACTATCTGCGATGGTATTCTTACACGCCATTCTTGTTTTTGGCCAAGAATACTTTCCAAAGAATGATGGTGTGGTTACGAGGAACACTAACTACACTGCCCTGACAAACGCAACTTTGTTTGTAACTCCAACAAAAAAAATTGAAAAGGCGACTTTATTGATAAAAGATGGTAAAGTAGTTTCTTCTGGAACCTCGGTTAGTATTCCTGCCAATACTACTGTTATTGATTTAGACGGAAAATATGTGTACCCGTCGTTTATTGATATTTATTCTGATTTTGGCATCGAAAAACCTAAGAGAGCGGCCGGTAGTGGGCGTTCTGCAGAATACGATCCATCAAGGTCTGGTTATTATTGGAATGATCACATTATGCCTGAAAATGTTGGGGTTGAGCACTTTAAATTCGACAATAAAAGTGCCAGTGAACTACATAAGGCCGGTTTCGGTGCTGTAAATACCCACCTTCAAGACGGAATCATTAGAGGTACCGGTGCATTGGTTTCCTTAAATTCGGATGCCGACAACAACACCAATATTCTTGTTTCAGAGTCTGGGCAATACTTATCTTTTTCGAAAAGTGTTGCATCTAGACAGTCCTATCCTTCTTCGCTAATGGGTTCAATGGCATTGATAAGACAGGTTTACTTGGATGCAGATTGGTATTCAAAGGGACTTTCAAAAACACGTGACCTTTCTTTAGAGGCCCTGAATAAAAATAAAAACTTGGTTCAAATATTTGAAGCGGGTAGCAGAATGAATGTTATGAGAGCCGATAAAGTTGGTGATGAATACGGCATCCAATATGTTATTCTTGGTGGGGGTGATGAATATGAACGAATTGATGAAGTTAAAAGCACAAACGCCACCTTAATCATTCCTGTTGATTTCCCCGATGCCTACAATGTGGAAAATCCCTTTTTAGCTTCCGCTTTATCGCTATCAGACTTAAAAGAATGGAATCAACGTCCTGCTAATCCTGGAATTCTTGAGAAAAATGGTATAACCTTCGCACTTACCACTGAAGGTTTAAAGTCTCCAAAAGAATTTTTAGGCAATATTCAAAGAGCCATAGAATATGGCTTATCTGAAACTAGAGCATTAGAAGCTCTAACAACTGTTCCTGCAAAAATATTAGGCAAAGAATCTGTTATAGGCACTTTGAATAATGGTTCTTACGCTAACCTTTTGATTACATCTGGACCGGTATTTGAAAAAGGTTCTACCATCTTTGAGAACTGGGTGCAGGGAGACAGGAATATTTTGGAAGACATGTCTCAAAAAGAGTTGAAGGGAGATTACACCTTTAAGCTGAACGGCAATGATTATACCTTGAATATTGAAGGTTCCGGAACAAAGTTAAAAGGTAAAACAACTTCGGGAGAGAAAGAATTGGGCACTAATATTAGTTATAATGGCGACTGGGCATATGTGACCTTAACAACACCAGACACCACAAAAACTGAATTCATCAGGATCTCATCGAAAATAACTGATTCAGATGATTTAAAAGGCACGGCTCTAATGCCAAATGGAAAGGAATCTGTTGTAACCTTGAAAAAGACACCTTCAGAAGATAAAAAAGGAGGCGACAAAGGGAAAAAGAAAGATTCCGAAATTAAAGAAATTTTGCCCGTAACCTATCCAAACATGGCATATGGTTTTACAGAAATGCCTAAACAAGAAACCATATTGTTCAAAAATGCCACACTTTGGACAAATGAAGAGGATGGAATTTTGGAAAATGCGGATATCCTAATTAAAGATGGTAAGATCTCCAAAATAGGTAACAATCTTAATGCATCAGGCGCCAAAGTTATTGATGCCACTGGCAAGCATATTACTCCTGGTATTATAGATGAACATTCCCACTTGGCGGCGGCTTCCATTAACGAAGGTGGACAAAATAGTTCTGCTGAAGTTTCTATTGAAGATGTTCTGGAGCCAGATGACATAGGTCTTTACAGAGATTTGGCTGGCGGAGTAACGTCAATTCAAATATTACATGGATCTGCTAATCCTATTGGTGGGCGTTCGGCTATTATTAAATTGAAATGGGGGGCTTCAGCAGATGAAATGCTTTATAACAATAGCCCGAAATTTATAAAGTTCGCCTTAGGTGAAAACGTGAAACAATCGAATTGGTCTGGCACAAGATTTCCGCAAACTAGGATGGGTGTAGAACAGGTTTATGTTGATTATTTTACAAGGGCTAAAGAATATGAGGCTCTAAAGAATAGTGGCAAACCATACCGAAAGGATATAGAAATGGAAACCTTGGTGGAGATTTTAAATAAAGAGCGCTTTATTTCTTGTCATTCTTATGTTCAAAGTGAAATTAATATGATGATGAAGGTTGCAGAACAATTCAATTTCAATATTAATACATTTACACACATATTAGAAGGTTATAAAGTTGCTGATAAAATGGCTGAACATGGCGTCGGAGGTTCTACATTTAGCGATTGGTGGGCCTATAAATATGAAGTTAATGATGCCATACCTTTTAACGCTGCCATTATGCATAATGCTGGTGTTGTGGTTGCAATAAACAGTGATGACGCTGAAATGTCTAGACACCTTAATCAAGAGGCGGCTAAAACCATCAAGTATGGTGGAATGTCTGAAGAAGAAGCCTTAAAATTTGTCACTCTCAATCCAGCCAAGTTATTACATATTGATAATCGTGTAGGTAGTTTGAAAACTGGTAAAGATGCAGATATCGTGGTATGGTCCGATCATCCTCTTTCAATTTACGCAAAACCAGAAAAGACAATTATTGAGGGTGTTACCTATTTCGATATTGAGCGTGATGCACAAATGAGGAAAGATATTGAGCAACAAAAGGCTGATATCATTAATGATATGATTCAGGCTAAGAACAAGGGTATGTCTACAAAGCCAATAAAGAAAAAGGAGAAACCAGATATTCATTGCGATTTTGAAGGCAATGTGTTTAACTAAAATTATGGAAAAGATGAAAAAATATATATCAATAATAGTAGTAGCACTGGTTCTTAACAGCTTATCGTTTGCACAACAAACTCCTGCCCAAGCCCAGAAAGGGAAAATAGCGATTACAGGTGCAACGGCACACATAGGAAATGGAGAAGTAATTGAAAATAGCGTAATCGTTTTTGAAAATGGAAAACTTGTTACTGTAGGTAGTTCTGGAGACACTTCAGGAGCAAATGTGATTGATGCCTCAGGAAAGCATGTTTATCCAGGATTTATTGTGCCGAATTCAACTTTAGGTTTGGTGGAAATTGATGCTGTTAAGGCAACTGACGACGATGCGGAAATTGGACAATGGAATCCTAACATTAGAAGTATTATTGCATATAATGCAGAATCTAAAGTGGTTGAATCAATGAGACCTAATGGTGTACTATTAGGCCAAATAACTCCAAGAAGCGGCAGAATTTCAGGTTCCTCTTCAATTGTGCAATTTGATGCATGGAACTGGGAAGACGCAATTATTAAAGCGGACGAAGGTATTCATATGAATTGGCCAAACAGTTTTTCCCGTGGCAGATGGTGGATGGGTGAAGATCCTGGTTTAAAACCAAACTCGGACTATGAAAAACAAGTAATGGAAATTGAAGATTATTTCAATTCTAGCAAGACCTATGGCAAGACAAAAGAATCTGTAATGCATTTACCATATGCAGCCATGGGTGGTTTATTTGATGGTTCCAAAACGCTTTACATTCATGTAAACGATGCCAAGGGTATTACCGATGCCATTACATTTGGTAAAAAAATGAAATTAAATAAAGTGGTATTGGTTGGTGTAAGCCAAGGCAATAAAGTGGCAGACGAAATAAAATCAAGTAACTTTCCTGTATTGGTTCAAAGGATTCATTCTACACCAGATTTAGATGATGATGATTATGACGGTCCTTACAAATTGGCCGCAGACTTAAGCAAAAAAGGTATTTTAGTTGCTCTCGAACCTAGTGGAGATATGGAACGTATGAATTCTAGGAACTTACCATTTTATGCAGGTACTTCCGTGAAATATGGTCTGAGCAAGGAAGATGGCCTTAAATTAATCACAAGCAACCCGGCAAAAATTTTAGGAATAGATGGCATGTATGGTACCTTGGAAGCAGGGAAAAGTGCCACACTTTTTATTTCAGAAGGTGATGCATTAGACATTAGGACTAATATGCTCTCACATGCCTTTATCGATGGCCGTGAAGTTAGTTTAGAAACTCATCAAACAAAATTGTGGCATCGCTATGCCGATAAATACAAAGAGGAATAGTTTATACGATTTATCTAATAATAATAATAAAGCCACGTTTTATCCGTGGCTTTTTTATTGACTATTTTTGCTGAACCATCTAATAACAATATGCATAAACAAATAACGAGCCTTCAAAATCCTTTAGTAAAGGAAATAATCCTCTTAAAGGAAAAATCTAAGGAACGAAGATTGTCTGGTATATTTGTAATTGAAGGCAGACGTGAATTGTCTTTGGCCATCAAGGGAGGTTACACTATTTTAAAATTGTTATATCTACCTGATTTGTTTTCCACAAGTGAGGCAGAATCCCTTGCTAAACATGGAATTGAAGTAATAGAAATTTCAAAAGCGGTGTTCGAAAAAATGGCCCACCGCAGTAGTACCGAAGGTATTATAGCTTTAGGATCATCAAAAGATCATAGTCTAGAAATGCTAAATTTGAAAAATAACACCCCTTTGATTCTAGTAGCAGAAGCACCTGAAAAGCCGGGTAATATTGGAGCTATTTTAAGGACCGCTGATGCGGCCAATTTAGATGCGGTAATAATTGCAAATCCAAAAACAGATCTTTACAATCCCAACATTATTAGATCTAGTATTGGTTGTTTGTTCACTAACAATATTGCAATTGGTACCACTGAAGAAATAATTTCTTACCTCAACAAAAAAAGTATAAAGATTTATTGTGCAGCATTACAAGCTTCCGTCCCTTACTTTACTATCGATTTTCAATCTAGTAGTGCCATAGTAGTTGGTACTGAAGACAAGGGCCTATCCCAAGAATGGAGAGATGCTTCAACTGCCAACATTATTATACCAATGCAGGGTACAATAGACTCTATGAACGTTTCTGTTGCTGGGGGAATTCTTATTTTTGAAGCGAAAAGACAAAGAGGTTTTAAATGACAGCAAATACCTTACTTTATATTATCCTAGGCATAATAATTTTAAAATTTATAATTGATAAAATTATAGATGCAATGAATGCCAAACACTATGGTGATGCATTACCAGAAGAATTGCAAGATGTTTATGACCATAATGAATATTTGAAATCTCAAGATTACAAAAAAGTCAACTACAAGTTTGGCCTAATTATTTCCACCCTTTCATTAATAATTACAATCTTGTTCATTCTGCTAGATGGCTTTGAATATGTGGACAATATTGCAAGATCTATTTCAAATAATCAAATCGTAATCGCCTTGTTATTTTTCGGAATAATCATGTTGGCTAGCGATCTGATTTCCACCCCATTTTCCTATTATAAAACGTTTGTAATTGAAGAGAAATTTGGTTTCAACAAGACGACAAAAAAGACTTTTTTCATTGATAAATTTAAAGGGCTCTTAATGATGGCAGTCATGGGTGGAGGGATTTTAGCTCTTATCGTATGGTTTTACCAACAAACCGGATCGAATTTCTGGTTATATGCTTGGGGCCTAGTAACTGTATTTACAATTTTCATGAATATGTTTTATGCCAAACTCATCGTGCCACTGTTTAACAAACAAACACCTTTAGAGGATGGTAACCTGCGTAATGAAATTTCCAATTATGCCAATTCTGTTGGGTTTAAACTGAAAAATATATTTGTGATAGATGGATCTAAACGCAGCACTAAAGCAAACGCTTATTTTTCTGGTTTTGGCAGTGAAAAACGGGTAACTCTTTACGACACCCTTATTAATGATTTGGAAGAACCTGAAATTGTTTCGGTTTTAGCTCATGAAGTTGGTCATTATAAGCGAAATCATATTATTTTTAATTTAGCCGCTTCAATTCTGCTAACGGGCCTTACCCTTTATATTTTATCCCTTTTTATTTCAAATCCAATATTATCGCAAGCCTTAGGTGTGGAAAACCACAGTTTCCATGTTGCATTGGTAGCATTTGGTTTACTTTATGCACCAATCAGTGAAATTACTGGATTGATCATGAATTATATTTCACGCGTTTTTGAATATCAAGCAGATAACTATGCAAAGGAAACTTATGCGGGAGAACCATTGATCAGTTCCCTCAAAAAACTGTCAAAAAACAATTTGAGTAATTTAACACCACACCCTACGTATGTGTTTATCCATTACTCACACCCGACTTTATTTCAAAGGATAAAAAATCTGAGAAGTTAAGAGGCAATAACCTCTCCATACAAATCAAAATCGGAAGCATCGGTAATTTTCACAGTAGTAAATTCACCCGTCTTTAAATAAGTTTTGGTAGCATCAACCAATACTTCATTATCTACATCAGGTGAATCATACTCCGTTCTGCCCACAAAATAATTACCCTCTTTACGATCAATGACAATTTTAAATTCCTTACCAATTTTCTCTTGATTCAATTCCCAAGAAATCTGAGATTGAATTTCCATTATTTCATCTGCTCTTCTCTGTTTTTCTTCCTCCGGAACATCATCTTCAAGATTATAGGCATGCGTGTTTTCTTCATGACTATAGGTAAAACAACCAAGACGCTCAAAACGCTGATCTTTAACCCACTGTTTGAGAATTTCAAAATCTTGTTGAGTCTCACCAGGATAACCAACAATTAAGGTAGTCCGGATTGCCATATTGGGTACGAGTTCCCTAAATTGCGTAAGTAACTTATTTGTTTTTTCCATTGTGGTGCCACGACGCATACTTTTCAGGATAGGATCAGAAATATGTTGAAGTGGAATATCAATATAATTACAAATCTTGGAATTGTCTCGCATCACATCTAATACATCAAGCGGAAAACCTGTTGGAAATGCATAATGAAGTCGAATCCATTCTATACCTTCAACCTTTATTAATTCTTTAAGCAAATCGGCAAGATTTCGCTTCTTATAAAGGTCCAAACCATAATAGGTAAGATCCTGTGCAATTAAAATCAATTCTTTAACACCTTGGGCTGCTAATTTTTCAGCTTCAATCACTAAATCTTCTATGGGGGTAGATTTGTGTTTACCACGCATTAATGGAATTGCACAAAAACTACAGGGGCGATCGCACCCTTCTGCAATTTTTAGGTAAGCATAATTTTTTGGCGTTGTAGTTAGCCTCTCACCTATCAATTCATGACGGTAATCGGCGCCTAATGCTTTTAATAAGTTTGGCA belongs to Aegicerativicinus sediminis and includes:
- the rimO gene encoding 30S ribosomal protein S12 methylthiotransferase RimO, yielding MRTKTLKKNKINVVTLGCSKNVYDSEVLMGQLKASGKEVVHEEEGNIVVINTCGFINNAKEESVNTILEFLQKKEEGEVDKVFVTGCLSERYKPDLQKEIPDVDQYFGTTELPNLLKALGADYRHELIGERLTTTPKNYAYLKIAEGCDRPCSFCAIPLMRGKHKSTPIEDLVIEAEKLAAQGVKELILIAQDLTYYGLDLYKKRNLADLLKELIKVEGIEWIRLHYAFPTGFPLDVLDVMRDNSKICNYIDIPLQHISDPILKSMRRGTTMEKTNKLLTQFRELVPNMAIRTTLIVGYPGETQQDFEILKQWVKDQRFERLGCFTYSHEENTHAYNLEDDVPEEEKQRRADEIMEIQSQISWELNQEKIGKEFKIVIDRKEGNYFVGRTEYDSPDVDNEVLVDATKTYLKTGEFTTVKITDASDFDLYGEVIAS